ttcctctcgctatagatggccaaatgtgCCGCATAGCACGACACGACTATAAACCCTCCGGCACGACAGGACTAGGCACGGCACAACTAGGCACCATAGCTTAGTCGTGTTGTGCCGTGTCGGCACTGCATGCCTGTCCCTCAGCCCAGGCACGACACTATCCGCGCGCAGTCATGCCATGCCGGCATGATAGGCACGGCGTGCTCGTGCCGACCCGAGCCCGTCTTGGCCGCCGGCCTTCGCCCTCAACCGCATGTCCCGGCCGCTAACCTCCACCCTCCGCCGCACGTCCCGGCCACCGGCCTCCGCCGCGACCATCACTGCCGCCATGTGCGCCGACTGCCGGCCCCACCCGTGCGCATGTTGCTGGCTCCCGCCTCGCGCCCGCCAACCTATGTCTGTAAGGACACATGACCTCATTAGGCTATAGTTTGTTATTTTGGTAATTGTTTGACAACATAATTATTAGGACTAACATGTTGTCAAGATGTGCTTTGAAGGTGTTTGTTAGATTCCAAGGATGTAATGGAAGCCCTTCAAATGATCAAGTATGAAAAGACTCGTGAAGAAACGAAGCAAAACACGCATTTGACAGCTTCATTTGGTCAGTGCATTGAGCAAGCATCGTATCAATCTGGATTGACAGACTAAATTGGTTAATGCAAGACAACACCGAATCAATCTGTGGTTGCAAAAGGATGAAGATagggtgtcggttaaaccgatggggtGAAATTTGAGAGCGTCAGTGCAATGGTCAGTGCAACACTGATGCAAGTGAAGAAACTCCTTCAAGATCGATTGAACTGACACTGTTGAAAagaagcgtcggtgcaatggtgCTGGCATTGTCTAGAGGGCTTATTTTGGCTGCTGAAGAGGTCGTTCACTGACCGGTTAAATCGACACAAGGTCGATCCAACCATCGGTGCAACAATGGTAGCGTCGAACCGTGTTAGAAGTCCAATGGCTACTTGCTGGGTTTgggtgaccggtttaaccgacacgcCCCATGCATAGGCGTCGTTTCAATCGACACTTATGTGCTTTCAGCTAGCCGTTGGAGCAACAACTGTCCtaagttggtggcctatataaatGCCACATTTTgagtcatttgaggttgctggagtccAGAGAAGCTACACCTATATCAGAGAAGTTCTCCAAGCCATAACAGTGCAATTTGATCACATCTTTACTCCTTAGCACacctttgagagtgttagtgctagattagctcttgagagagtaTGAGAGCAAGGTGTGCTGCATTGTGAACTAGTTCTTGAGTGAACCACACTTTGTATTCTCGGTGTGCCAGCCCCTtagagctttggtggctcgccgacaAGTCATCAACTCTCtagcttggtgtggagtggcgttGACGGTTTTGTgcaggggacgtggagaccctaTCCGTCGGGTATCAATATTAGGGATATCTGGAGTTGGACATAAGTCGGCCACGTGTTCTGACCAGCCCAGGAGATTATTGTGCCCGATTTAACTGCCGACCTTTGTGGGAGCCGCTTCGTCTCGTCCGACCTCTGAGGGAGGGCTCCGCCTCACCTGACCTCTGCGAGGGATGCCCTCTCGTCTGATCTTTGGGCGGAGActtccgcctcgcccgacccttgACCAGGGGACGGCCATGCTCCTGACCCTAGGCGGGTCCTGCGACGCCCTGCGCCGGCCACTGACAAGCGTCGAAGCGGACGACCCGGGCAGCAGGAACGTCATTGACACAGGAacaatggaacacacacttttaCAGGGCTACGGGGTGACATGCCATAGGGTACGGGCGTGCGCCATCAGTACGAGTGCTCGGAAACCGGTtacaccgccgccctccggtaccggtttaccggaccggttaggccggtaaccggtggaaaccggttgaattcaaatctaaattcaaaatttcccgtgcaaccggttccgaccggtttaccggccggtttgaccggtttaccggccggttttaccggtttaccggccggtttgaccggtttgaaattcaaacgctcccgtgcaaccggtttaccggccggttttaccggttaccgaccggtttgaccggtttaccggccggttgaccggtttgatcggtggtccttcatgggccggcccattttttttctttttctttttaatttaactttaaattcccacaaactatactaaatgaatgaatttttgagaaaatttgacaccattagattcatcacaccttgaagtatttttaggaattttttgggaattttttcattttttgaatttaaatttaaaatttgaattttgaccggttgggtaccggccggagcTCTCCACATGGACGACCCCGCCGCGGAGGGGGAGGGCGGCGATGATAGGACTAATGGGCCCACGCAAGGCGAAGGACACGATGTTGGCTGGACAGGAAATCTATGTAGCACCACACAGTTCATGGGAGAGAAAGAAATCAACAAGGAAATGGAAGGAAAGATGCAGGACAGGGAGGATACGAGATAAAAAGTGGAAGGCACTCAACTTGAGTTCGCTGTTGGGAGAGCAGTGCTTGCCCGCCAGCCACCGGGGGCCCATGCCGCCACGCCTGCGATGTGCCTTGCCGAGGCCATCGCGGATCCCTTTGCTATGGGGATCTTGACGTTGTTGTCGGGACATATATGCTACAGTGCCGGCTGCTGGCTCCCCTCCTCCAGCTCTTTTCACTCATGGATCTGAGAAATGGGAATGGGCGTGGAGGGGGACGAATGAACAAGTAAGCAACGAGATCCTGTAACAAAGTTAATGGGCTCACAAACTCGATGAAGCGAGCCCTATTACATGGTTTATATACGAGTTGATCAAGTCCGCTCGTTGCAGATTTGATGCCTCTTAACATCGATCGATAGAAAAGTGAAATCTCAATCAGTTGACATGGAGCGAATCTGAATTTTATTTCCAATAGCAATATTTTTGTGGTTAGTGGTTATCAAAATACACATCTCTCACTCTTATCTTTTATACAGGTGGATTCCTCCCTTTATCCTATCCACATTGAGTAGTCTACTGTAACACTTGctatcaaaaataaaaaaacattattggtgatggaaaaagaaaatatataggATAAGAGAGATGGATAACTTGTTAAGATGCTTGGAAGCATGTTGGCACCTAGCCCTCTTCAGCTGCTCTGCAGTGCTCTCCATTTTAtataaaacaaaattaaataaataaacatCTCACGGCCGTTAACTGTGGGACCCACGCTCCAGGCTCAGGTGCCTGACCGGCTGACCGTTGGagcttttttcttcttccaaaGACGACAAAGCCACAACGGTAAAGTCCAAAACAGAAGATGCTCGCCGCTCAGCCATTGCCACCAAGCAGAGCCCATCAGCCCAATGGCCGTTACCACACAGGCCAGACGCCAGTCAGTGCTCAGAGCAAAGCCATAAAGCTGCCCACCTCCCGAACGTTCGAGCCCAACGGCTACATTGATCCCCTTCTCTTCTCCTCCTTCGCCTACTTAAACGCAcccaccccgccgccggggCAAAGATCAGCCTTCTGCTTCTCCTCTTTCTCGAGCTCTCTCTGCGGCGACATCGCCGCCTCTTCTCCGGTCTCGTGTCGTGTTGCCAGCTTCAGCTCGTCTCCTGCAATGGCGTCAAGGGCGGCGCTCGTCCTCTGCGCTTCGGCGgtcctcgccgcggcggccgccgccgaggccagggacttcgtcgtcggcggcgccgacgacgcGTGGAAGGTGCAGGCGCAGCCCGACGCGCTCACCAAGTGGGCCTCGATAAACCGCTTCCACATCGGCGATAACCTCCGTGAGAGAGAGATCCCTCGCCGTCGACGTTTTCTAGCATAGCGAACCTGGGTCCAAGAATCGCAGAGATTTGCTGCCATTTCAACGGTGATTCATTTCTTGACCTCCTCTGCTTCGCGGCCGTGCAGTgttcaagctcggcggcgcggcggacgacTCGGTGCTGGAGGTGACCCGCAACGACTACAACCGCTGCAGCACGGCGGCCCCGCTCGCCACCCACAAGGGCGCCGCCACGGTGCCGCTCCCCCGCTCCGGCCCGTATTACTTCGTCGGCGGCGCCCCAGGCAGCTGCCAGAAGGGCGAGCGCCTCCTCCTGGTAGTCATGTCCGAGAAGCACGGCCGCAGCCGCCTGCGTGGCctcgcgccggtgccggccctGGCACCGACGCCCGAGGCTGAGCCCCCGCTGGCCGCCAGCTTCGTCGGAGGCCCTGccgcggccccggcgccggccaccgggGTGGCCGGGAGGACTGCGTCTGCCGGGACCGTCACTCtgctcctcggcgccgccgccgtcctcggggCCCTGCTGGTTGGGTGGTAGTGGAAGTGAAAGCGTTTTGTGTGCGGTGTTGTGGGAACAAGGATAGTTGCTTGCTGCACTATGGAACAAGGAAATGATCTGCTTCTTCTGTCTGTAGAAGAAGAGAGGACAGTTGTGTGGGACGATCAATCATAATGGATAAATTCTCTTCAATGATTATATAACCTGGTTGCATCAAGGTTTTATTGATCTTTGTGGCGCATCGGAATGAAGTCTTGACTTGCTCCCTCGCTTGTACTCGTCCCTTTTTCTTCATATACTATAGTATACCGTACTCGTCCCTTTTTTTCCTATACTATAGTATACCGATCAGAGAGAACCAACGTTCTAAAAAAATTGAGGATCCTACATTGTTGTTTGCTGGTTACTACTCAAATGGAAGTCAGCTCCAACTAACTAATCAAATTCTACTGACATGATTAACCATTTATGTATGTTGATGACACAGTTTTGAAATCTGAATCCTCGAGTGATGGCTCCATGATACTGTCAATTTCGTTGTTCATCTGTCAtgcctaggggtggtaatgggccatggccctaatggcctcttcacagcccaataaagcccttaaaatttttagttcaaaaatacatatgtttagaacCCGGCTCTTTTAGGggccgatccttagattttctagttcaaaatgttgggccctttaccacccctaggacTCATGCCACCTCATCAGTAAAACCATTGAAGAGCTGCTAATCTGCCCCAAATCAATGATAAACTTTGCGAATGCCTCTTCAGAAGACCCTCCTTCCTTGATAGCCTCCAAAGGCCATCTCCTTGGTGACCACGAGCCGCTCCCTCAGCGTCTTCCCTTCCTCGGCGTCCATCACCAGCCTCACCTTCGCCTTCACCTCCTCCGCCTTGACGAGCTCCCCGTACCCTTCCATCTCGACGGCGATCTTCATCTCCTCCACCAGGAACACCTTGTTCATGCTCTGCTCCGCGTACAGCGGCCAGCATATCATCGGCAACCCAGCCGTGATCGCCTCCAGCGTGGAGTTCCATCCGCAGTGCGTCACAAACGAGGCGACCGCCTCGTGCTGCACCACCTCCGACTGCGGCGCCCAGTTCTTGACCACCATGCCCCTGCCCTTCGTGCGCTCAATGAACCCCGCCGGAAGCTGCCGCTCCAAGTCCGGCTCGGGGAACTGGCTCTGTTCTTCCCGCGGGCTCCTCACTGCCCACAGGAACCGGTGGCCAGAGCTCTCTAACCCGCGGGCGATCTCCTGCAGCTGCGCGGCCGAGAAGGCGCCCATGCTGCCGAAGCAGAGGAACACGACGCCCCGCTTGGGCTGCGCGTCCAGCCACGCCAGGCATTCGtgcctctcgccgccgccgccgccgccgccgccgctctgtcCCCTGTTGCTGCCGTTGACCAGAGGCCCGATGCAGTAGACTCTCGGCGTCAGCCTGCCGGGCACGCAGACGCCGGTGTGGAGGGCTTTCAGGGCCGTGGGCTCCAGCCAATCGAAGGTGTTGACCAGAATGCCCGCCCCCTCCGCCATGCGCTTGAACTGGTAGAGCCGGACCTTGGCCGCTTCGCTCTCCTTGTCCTGCACCGTCTGCAGCATGTCCGCCGCGCGGATCGGCGGCATGCCTGGGCAGCAGCGCACGGGCGCGTCCCTAACCATCTCCCTGAACGACGGCACGGTGGGGTAGAAGTAGGGCAGGTTGAGGAACACGGCGAGGTCGCTGGCCgcggaggggaagaagaagtaTGCGGggacggcgagctcggccgcgACGTCGAGCGCGTCGACGCAGAACATGTCGAGCAGCAGCGCGTcgacgccgccggggccggcgcGCAGCGAGCGGAGGTCCCGGAGCGCGGGGTTGGCGAGCCGGAGCGTGTCGAGGCTGCGCCTCACCGGGTGCACCCCGACGTCGGGGCTGGCCGGCGCCgggagcgggaggaggcggtccgggttggcggcggcgaggcgcgcgaccgcggcggccgacacggcgtcggcgtcgggcgGGTCGACGACGGCGATGAGCGCGGCTAGGCCGCGGCGAAGGAGGGCCTTGGCGAGCTCCACCATGGGGGTGAGGTGGCCCACGACTAGCGACGGGTACAGCACGAGCGTCTTCTTCCCCATGGCTGCGCTGTTCTCTAGAGCTTTGAATGGAGGTTGCAGCTCGCGCATCAGTAGAACACTTGAGGCAGCTACAGGAGTTGTTGCAGAGAACTTTGCATGGATGAAACGTAGGGAAAAGGAATCGATCAATGTGAGAGACGTTCACACTCGGGTAGATCCTTCCAAGTAACAGCACGCTTGCCGGGTTGCAGTAGCCAAGATATAATTAGAATAGTCAAAGCCACCAGGTGTCACTGTGTCAGTAGATGGCATCTTCCAAACTCACCAAGCAAGCGCCAAGCACCCCTGATTCACCCATATAAATATGATATAAATATGAGGAGAGGGGTAGaaatgaagacacaccaacacaACACCTGTGGAGGAGACTAAAGTCAACATCGTTCCACTCTTCAATTTTCCAAACAAATATGGTAGACAAATAAAAATTCACAGGTAAAGGTGAAGCCTAGAATAATCTGTATACAGATGTCATATCATATGGGAGCCGGGTCCGCGTTAGTCCTAGCCTTTACTTAGGACGAGCAAataactaagtgtgggggatcttgtcgACGGTCTATtttgacccattttgaccgtcaactttcGTTCAAATTATGAGCATCAagaggaataaatgttagcataggatgatttactgacgaattccacagatgctagtttgaaatttttttgcaagtgaatttgggccaaaaatgCAAGAAACTAGCAAGTGTGATCCGAGTCATGAATTCCCGGACAATCACAACCAAAAAGGGCCCACTTGATAGCCTCACACGAGAAGGGAACACAGTCTATGATACACGTCATCAATCCAAGGTGACACCTTCGCGACAAATCAGACGCACTCAGGAGGACCcatgggcccaccagagctagcAAACTACCTTAAGATGGGCCCACTCACCCATAATCGACATAGGCCCTTTTTGCTTGTGATTGTCCGGGAATTCATGCCTCGGATCACACTTGCTAGTTTCTTACATTTTTCTGCCACATTCTTAGACTAGCATATGTGGAATTCGTCAGTAGATCATcttatgctaacatttattccttctgatgctcatAATTTACACGAAaattgatggtcaaaatggaTCAAAATATACCATCAACAGATAGCGAGCCTTCTCCAACTCCTTACGATCCTAGTACAATGCTTCGAAAGTATATGAAAATTGCAATTCACTCATGTACTTAGCTATTGCAACGAGACCCGATATATCGTTTGTTGAGAGCAAATTGAGTCGGTTCATGTCCAACCCGGGTTCTGATCATTGGCATGCACTTGAAAGGGTTACACGCTATC
The Panicum virgatum strain AP13 chromosome 6N, P.virgatum_v5, whole genome shotgun sequence genome window above contains:
- the LOC120677239 gene encoding early nodulin-like protein 1; the encoded protein is MASRAALVLCASAVLAAAAAAEARDFVVGGADDAWKVQAQPDALTKWASINRFHIGDNLLFKLGGAADDSVLEVTRNDYNRCSTAAPLATHKGAATVPLPRSGPYYFVGGAPGSCQKGERLLLVVMSEKHGRSRLRGLAPVPALAPTPEAEPPLAASFVGGPAAAPAPATGVAGRTASAGTVTLLLGAAAVLGALLVGW
- the LOC120679991 gene encoding anthocyanidin 5,3-O-glucosyltransferase-like; its protein translation is MGKKTLVLYPSLVVGHLTPMVELAKALLRRGLAALIAVVDPPDADAVSAAAVARLAAANPDRLLPLPAPASPDVGVHPVRRSLDTLRLANPALRDLRSLRAGPGGVDALLLDMFCVDALDVAAELAVPAYFFFPSAASDLAVFLNLPYFYPTVPSFREMVRDAPVRCCPGMPPIRAADMLQTVQDKESEAAKVRLYQFKRMAEGAGILVNTFDWLEPTALKALHTGVCVPGRLTPRVYCIGPLVNGSNRGQSGGGGGGGGERHECLAWLDAQPKRGVVFLCFGSMGAFSAAQLQEIARGLESSGHRFLWAVRSPREEQSQFPEPDLERQLPAGFIERTKGRGMVVKNWAPQSEVVQHEAVASFVTHCGWNSTLEAITAGLPMICWPLYAEQSMNKVFLVEEMKIAVEMEGYGELVKAEEVKAKVRLVMDAEEGKTLRERLVVTKEMAFGGYQGRRVF